In a single window of the Platichthys flesus chromosome 5, fPlaFle2.1, whole genome shotgun sequence genome:
- the plk1 gene encoding serine/threonine-protein kinase PLK1, which yields MSAGVAKPANPSAHVDPKSAPLKEIPDVLVDPRTMKRYTRGRFLGKGGFAKCYEITDMETKEVFAGKIVPKSLILKQHQREKMTSEIAIHKSLDHSNIVGFQGFFENEDFVFVVLEICRRRSLLELHKRRKAVTEPEVRYYMTQMLKGVHYLHDNRVIHRDLKLGNIFLNDEMEVKIGDFGLATKIEFDGERKKTLCGTPNYIAPEVLCKKGHSYEVDIWSLGCILYTLLVGKPPFETSCLKETYNRIKKNNYTIPWHINPAAAALIKRMLHADPAQRPNIAEVIADEFFTSGYVPTRLPTTCLTVPPRFSIAPSTATELSQRRPLTAINNKAGSEKMDPKDEPMQREAETTPESHLKDLLVQLNTIIAAKPSEKAIIRQDEAEDPACIPIFWISKWVDYSDKYGLGYQLCDNSVGVLFNDYTRLIMYTDGDSLQYIDKTATESYLSVRSYPTALNKKITLLKYFRNYMSEHLLKAGANMARREGDELARLPYLSLWFRTKSAIVLHLSNGTVQINFFQDHTKLILCPLMGAVTYIDEKREFHTFKLSLLQEFGCCKELASRIRYAKLMVEKLAESKPPIAAH from the exons ATGAGCGCAGGTGTAGCGAAGCCGGCGAACCCGTCGGCCCACGTCGACCCTAAATCGGCTCCTCTGAAAGAGATCCCCGATGTGCTGGTGGACCCTCGCACCATGAAGCGGTACACGCGGGGCCGCTTCCTCGGCAAAGGGGGCTTCGCCAAGTGCTACGAAATCACGGACATGGAGACCAAGGAGGTCTTCGCCGGGAAGATCGTGCCCAAGtccctgatcctgaagcagcacCAGCGGGAGAAGATGACGTCGGAGATCGCCATTCACAAGAGCCTCGACCACTCGAACATCGTGGGCTTCCAGGGCTTCTTCGAGAACGAGGACTTCGTGTTCGTGGTGCTGGAGATCTGCAGGAGACGG TCCCTGTTGGAGCTGCACAAGCGCCGGAAGGCCGTGACCGAGCCGGAAGTTCGCTACTACATGACGCAGATGCTCAAAGGCGTCCACTACCTGCACGACAACAGAGTGATCCACAGAGACCTGAAACTGGGCAACATCTTCCTCAACGATGAAATGGAGGTCAAGATAG GGGACTTCGGCCTGGCCACTAAGATCGAGTTCGATGGCGAGAGGAAGAAGACGTTGTGCGGAACGCCCAACTACATCGCACCAGAAGTGCTTTGTAAGAAGGGCCACAGCTACGAAGTGGACATCTGGTCGCTTGGATGTATATT gtACACTTTGTTGGTGGGTAAACCCCCATTCGAGACGTCCTGTCTGAAGGAGACCTACAACCGCATCAAGAAGAACAACTACACCATCCCCTGG CACATCAACCCGGCCGCAGCTGCACTCATCAAGCGGATGCTGCACGCCGATCCCGCCCAGAGGCCGAACATCGCCGAGGTGATAGCCGACGAGTTCTTCACGTCCGGCTACGTTCCCACACGCCTGCCCACCACGTGCCTCACTGTCCCCCCCCGCTTCTCCATCGCCCCCTCCACGGCGACTGAGCTCAGCCAGAGACGTCCCCTGACGGCCATTAACAACAAGG ctgGATCAGAGAAGATGGACCCTAAAGACGAGCCCATGCAAAG GGAGGCTGAGACGACACCAGAGTCCCACCTGAAGGACCTGCTGGTGCAGCTCAACACCATCATCGCTGCCAAACCCTCCGAGAAGGCCATCATACGCCAAG acGAGGCAGAGGATCCGGCCTGTATCCCCATCTTCTGGATCAGCAAGTGGGTCGACTACTCTGACAAATACGGATTAG gctaCCAGCTCTGTGACAACAGCGTGGGCGTGCTGTTCAACGACTACACTCGTCTGATCATGTACACCGACGGAGACAGTCTGCAGTACATTGACAAGACGGCGACCGAGTCCTACCTCAGCGTGCGCTCCTACCCCACGGCTCTCAACAAGAAG ATCACTTTGCTGAAATACTTCCGCAACTACATGAGCGAGCACCTGTTGAAGGCCGGAGCCAACATGGCGCGGCGGGAAGGGGACGAGCTGGCGCGGCTGCCGTATCTGTCCCTCTGGTTCCGAACGAAGAGCGCCATCGTCCTGCACCTGTCCAACGGCACCGTTCAGATCAACTTCTTCCAG GACCACACCAAGCTGATCCTGTGTCCGCTGATGGGGGCGGTGACGTACATCGACGAGAAGCGGGAGTTCCATACCTTCAAgctgtctctgctgcaggagttcGGCTGCTGCAAGGAGCTGGCGAGCCGCATCCGCTACGCCAAGCTCATGGTGGAGAAACTGGCGGAGAGCAAACCCCCCATCGCCGCACATTAA